A window of Thermodesulfobacteriota bacterium contains these coding sequences:
- a CDS encoding histidinol phosphate phosphatase domain-containing protein produces the protein MIDLHTHSIFSDGELIPSELVRRAEVIGYQAIAITDHADVSNLDFIVPRIVSVCDDLSSKWRIRAIPGIELTHIPPSIISQLEKRARDMGAKIVVVHGETTVEPVTPGTNREALLSDIDILAHPGLITEEEAEIAKKRGIYLEITARAGHSLTNGHVAKLATRIGARLVLNTDSHSPCDLISLEKAKTVAMGAGLSEEEFNKLRRNSMEIIEKLKV, from the coding sequence ATGATAGATCTTCACACTCATTCTATATTTAGCGACGGCGAATTAATACCTTCGGAACTGGTAAGAAGGGCAGAGGTTATCGGTTATCAGGCAATCGCTATCACAGACCATGCTGATGTATCGAACCTTGACTTCATTGTTCCCAGGATTGTAAGTGTTTGTGATGACCTTTCTTCAAAATGGAGGATAAGGGCAATCCCGGGCATAGAGCTTACCCATATCCCCCCTTCCATAATCTCTCAGTTAGAGAAAAGGGCTCGAGATATGGGCGCTAAGATAGTGGTTGTTCATGGAGAAACAACGGTGGAGCCTGTGACACCAGGGACCAATCGGGAGGCATTGTTGTCTGATATAGACATCCTGGCTCATCCTGGTTTAATAACTGAAGAGGAAGCAGAGATAGCAAAAAAGAGAGGTATATACCTGGAGATTACTGCCAGGGCAGGGCATTCCTTAACCAATGGTCATGTGGCTAAGCTTGCAACCAGAATAGGTGCCAGACTGGTTCTAAACACTGATTCCCACTCTCCCTGCGATCTAATCAGTTTGGAGAAGGCAAAAACCGTTGCTATGGGAGCAGGCTTATCGGAGGAGGAATTTAATAAACTACGCAGGAACTCAATGGAAATCATCGAGAAACTGAAGGTCTAA